The region ACCGGGTTTCAAGTGCGGCACAGCTGCTCTCACCAGCCGGAAGTACGAATAGACGTTGGTTTTGAACGGTATAGTCGCAGGAGGCCAAGAGTCTTCCTGTCTCTGGGCCGTGGAATAACGCGACTGAGGCAGACCCCATGCGTTACCGTTTCTATACGGGCTGAGGCTCGTTCCAGTCTTACCTTTAAGAACTCGGGGCGTTTGCCGATAGGTCCGATATATTACGGCTGCGTCGGTAGCCTGAACGAGACCGCGCACTGCGCGGCGGGTGACACCTTCAACGGGGAACCTGCAACCTACTCGGGAGAACAGCCGTTGATGATCCTCTCCACACAGAATCCGAGACCGCGTCGCGGCTTTGCTCTTCTCCTCACGATGTTTCTCGCCACCGGATGTTCCGCACCTCTCGTGCGCGATATCCCGATGCTCAGCCCGGAAGATCCCGACTTCGAAATCAAGCACATGTACGCGGTCCGAAGCCCGCAGTTTCGCCGCGCGGTCGGACATCTACTCGGTCCCCAGATTCTGGAGGGCAACCGGGTGGAAACGCTTCTCAACGGCGATCAAATCTTTCCCGCGATGTTGGAGGCGATTGAGGGGGCCGAGCGATCCATCACCTTCGAGACGTATATCTATTGGGCTGGCGAGATCGGTGAACGATTCGCAGAGGCTTTGTCCGAACGGGCGAGCGCCGGAGTGGAAGTGCGGGTGATAATCGCAGGGACACGCGGCGATCAAGTCATGGGTCTTGGTGACGACCGTCGCACCGAGATCATAGAGCGGCGTGGATAGCCCTATGCCGCCTGGATGGTTGTCATAGAGGAAGACCGTGGGTAAGAAGGCTTGTGTTGATTGTTCGATATCGATAGTCCCGCCATCGAAGGCTTGCGCCCGTCCGCGTCCCTCCGGACCCGCCACGGCAAACCACGTGTGTTGACTATCGCCGACCGAGCGTCCTAGATCGTGCCGTTCAGACATCGTGAGCAGTGCCGCGACGTGGTGGAGGGCGTAGGCGGCGCTGAGAAATCCATCCAGAGCTTGCCACCGGGCGGGAAAGGCGGCTTCCAGCGCCGCGGGGTCTATTTGCCACCAAACAGCGGTCGTGTGCATTTCTTGATCGGGCAACTGGATCTTGCCGTAGCCGATGTTCTCGTGCGTGTAATAGCGGATCTTCTTGTAACCGGCAATACGCCTAACCAAATGCACTTCGCCACCAGCACAGGCGGAATGTGTACGCTCTTGTTGCTCGAATTCGTCCAGGACTTTCAGTTTCGTATAATCGATCGCATCGGTGTAATAGTCCGCCTGCGTACGGGTGACAAAGGCCTTGCGTCCTTCCCAGTCGAGCCGTTCGACTTGCCAGGGTTGGGCTTGGATGAGATAAATGGCGCCTTCGTAGATCGTCATCGGTGCGCTGGAGTAGTCGACTTCGGCAATGATCTCCTGCTTGCCGCCGGTCGTATCGATCACCACGAAGTTACCCTCGGCGACGGAGCGCAGGCTCACACTATTGGCAGGAAAACTGTCGGCTATCCAGTGCCATTGAGGCGCTTCATGATGCAGGATCCCGTGTTCTTCGAGATAAGCCAGGAGCTCATCGAGCGGTTCTTGACCGAACGGCTCGCCGTCCCTAAACGGTAACTCGAAGGCCGCGCAGCGGACGTGGTCCA is a window of Pseudomonadota bacterium DNA encoding:
- a CDS encoding DEAD/DEAH box helicase: ALSQDQVAEILELNQAGGLGVRAYTFDGDTPGDARKAVRTRGDIVVSNPDMLHQGILPHHTKWAQFFETLRFVVIDELHTYRGVFGSHMANVIRRLRRVCRFYGPDPIFILSSATIANPAELAEELIGGPVAAVTDSGAPQGQKHLLLWNPPVINPDLGLRASSRSQVTRIARSALVHGLKTIVFANSRLMVEVLTKYLKDVFDRDPRKPSRVRAYRGGYLPTERRATEKELRAGRLDCIITTSALELGVDIGALDVCLLNGYPGTIAGTWQRFGRAGRRQRAALGVLVATSDPLDQFLVRNPDFFMGSSPEHARIAPDQLLILMDHVRCAAFELPFRDGEPFGQEPLDELLAYLEEHGILHHEAPQWHWIADSFPANSVSLRSVAEGNFVVIDTTGGKQEIIAEVDYSSAPMTIYEGAIYLIQAQPWQVERLDWEGRKAFVTRTQADYYTDAIDYTKLKVLDEFEQQERTHSACAGGEVHLVRRIAGYKKIRYYTHENIGYGKIQLPDQEMHTTAVWWQIDPAALEAAFPARWQALDGFLSAAYALHHVAALLTMSERHDLGRSVGDSQHTWFAVAGPEGRGRAQAFDGGTIDIEQSTQAFLPTVFLYDNHPGGIGLSTPLYDLGATVVTKTHDLIAACPCDYHPHFHSGARPFGQSLCESFTDLASPIDIRLEGDGSLGPLNRLQHRGKDLIAVEKRFHPVALQNLGTE